Proteins from a genomic interval of Ferrovibrio terrae:
- a CDS encoding MFS transporter: MTEAVAVTVLALGRPDILGDIHATPDEFAWLDIGYTSLKLIGFLSAAPLMTRVTPYRLVIATTLVMGAACLIAAIAVARLDILIALRMVQGFAGGTLLVAGQAIVFFVYPRVHQPMLQALFAMGSVVAPATVAPAFQGWLLDTESWTWIFFSVGPLALTAAGLLLIVEVPALPTVVRRRFDWIGLFLVSITLLCFTYVLSQGHRWDWFEEPHILWLTLLGTCGLLGFFGQLVLRRGQGLIDATIFRSDDFCFAFIVSFVAGIALFGSAYLIPTFAISVLAFTPTDAGLLLLPSGACFAGSLLAAAYVMQVRHISPIATVPFGILMIMAGMWMLSGSTSESGAGDMTAGILLRGLGLGFLFLSITITAFGNLASPNLASAIGVFNTGRQVGGLMGVAGLQTLIDHEVMSNLAVLGASITTGVPAVGERLAATTAMLAGRGMDAATAGRAATSLLGRAVTGQSTVIAFDAAFNAVALLFVIAAPLLVSIKIGLHRFAVRRNSAERGRLPPAF, encoded by the coding sequence ATGACCGAGGCGGTCGCCGTTACTGTCCTCGCTCTGGGCCGCCCTGATATTCTGGGCGATATCCATGCCACGCCGGATGAATTCGCCTGGCTCGATATCGGCTACACGAGCCTGAAGTTGATCGGTTTCCTGTCTGCCGCACCGCTAATGACCCGGGTCACACCCTATCGGCTGGTCATCGCTACGACCTTGGTCATGGGCGCAGCGTGTCTGATCGCCGCCATCGCAGTGGCGCGGCTCGACATTCTGATCGCGCTCCGCATGGTTCAGGGATTCGCGGGCGGGACTTTGCTTGTCGCCGGTCAGGCAATTGTATTCTTCGTCTATCCGCGCGTGCATCAGCCGATGTTGCAGGCGCTTTTCGCGATGGGGTCGGTGGTCGCGCCGGCAACGGTCGCACCGGCCTTTCAGGGCTGGCTGCTCGACACTGAGTCCTGGACCTGGATTTTTTTCAGTGTTGGTCCGCTGGCGTTGACGGCGGCCGGTTTGCTGCTGATCGTCGAGGTCCCGGCACTGCCAACAGTTGTTCGTCGCCGCTTCGACTGGATCGGGCTATTTTTGGTCTCGATCACGCTGCTCTGCTTCACATACGTTCTCAGCCAGGGCCACCGATGGGACTGGTTCGAGGAACCGCACATCCTGTGGCTCACGCTGCTCGGGACTTGCGGCCTGCTGGGTTTCTTCGGTCAGCTGGTCCTGCGCCGCGGGCAGGGCCTGATCGACGCGACCATCTTCAGGTCGGATGATTTCTGCTTCGCCTTCATTGTCAGCTTTGTCGCCGGCATTGCCCTGTTTGGCAGCGCGTATCTGATTCCGACCTTCGCCATCTCCGTCCTCGCGTTTACGCCGACGGATGCCGGCCTGCTGCTGCTGCCGAGTGGCGCGTGTTTCGCAGGCTCCCTACTGGCCGCGGCTTACGTCATGCAGGTTCGTCACATATCGCCGATTGCCACGGTGCCGTTCGGGATCCTGATGATCATGGCCGGCATGTGGATGCTGTCCGGTTCGACCAGCGAAAGTGGCGCAGGGGATATGACGGCCGGCATTCTGCTGCGGGGACTGGGGCTTGGTTTCCTGTTTCTGTCGATCACGATCACGGCCTTCGGCAATCTCGCCAGCCCGAATCTCGCCAGCGCCATCGGCGTCTTCAATACCGGTCGCCAGGTGGGCGGTCTGATGGGCGTTGCCGGACTGCAGACGCTGATCGACCACGAGGTTATGTCGAATCTCGCCGTGTTGGGTGCGAGTATCACGACGGGCGTTCCGGCCGTTGGCGAGCGGCTGGCGGCGACAACCGCCATGCTGGCCGGACGGGGGATGGATGCCGCGACCGCAGGCCGGGCCGCCACCAGCCTGCTGGGCCGCGCCGTGACGGGGCAGTCTACCGTGATTGCCTTCGACGCGGCGTTCAACGCGGTCGCGCTGCTCTTTGTGATCGCCGCGCCCCTGCTGGTTAGCATCAAGATCGGGCTTCACCGCTTTGCGGTGAGGCGAAATTCGGCCGAGCGCGGGCGCCTTCCCCCTGCTTTTTGA
- a CDS encoding sigma-70 family RNA polymerase sigma factor, giving the protein MKYTGPLDVFVSQRSALVDYATPIVGDRSRAEDVVQEAFLRYAPAVEKGTEVDEPLRYLYRIVRNLAFDLRRRKTLERREADKGPEWWMVPATPQTPEEQLIETDTVSKFRLALAKQPAEIRTAIEMNKFGGHSLTDVAAHLNMPLTSVHRLVARGMADIIEELDGSPPP; this is encoded by the coding sequence TTGAAATATACCGGCCCGCTCGACGTCTTTGTTTCCCAGCGTTCCGCGTTGGTCGATTACGCGACTCCGATCGTCGGCGACAGGAGCCGGGCGGAAGACGTTGTTCAGGAGGCCTTCCTGCGATACGCCCCGGCGGTCGAGAAGGGCACAGAAGTCGACGAACCCCTGCGCTACCTGTATCGCATCGTCCGCAACCTCGCCTTCGACCTGCGACGTCGCAAAACGCTGGAAAGGCGCGAGGCAGATAAGGGGCCGGAATGGTGGATGGTCCCCGCGACGCCCCAGACGCCGGAAGAACAGCTCATAGAGACCGATACGGTTTCCAAGTTCCGGCTGGCGCTGGCCAAGCAGCCTGCGGAGATTCGCACCGCCATCGAAATGAACAAATTTGGCGGTCACTCCCTGACGGACGTGGCTGCGCATCTGAATATGCCCCTGACATCTGTCCATCGCCTGGTGGCGAGGGGCATGGCAGACATCATTGAGGAGCTCGACGGCAGCCCACCGCCATAG
- a CDS encoding FecR family protein, protein MISTPTKHHVEEAMSWLLRLQEAESDAGLRAQHRAWLNSDPVHAIAWQKVMKAWSVAGKAAGPSEPSAAETDTVVPFAVRRRRVATWAAVAAAACMAVFVAPQLWQRASADVSTHTAEFRTVQLSDGSTVQLGAQTSISVDIKADKRSVKLLGGRAFFDIAKDANRPFTVTARDVDITVLGTAFDVRLGEQEVSVAVQRGSVSVRRTASHFDERLSAGDQVTIAPKSGTAHMAAIQPSEVAEWRDGKLSAVKVPLSEVVAELRRYHKGWILIADDRLGAEPITGLYDLKTPDLALRAMMQPVKGNILQVTPYLTILSKPDK, encoded by the coding sequence ATGATCAGCACGCCGACCAAGCACCATGTTGAAGAAGCCATGTCCTGGCTGCTCCGCCTTCAGGAGGCGGAGAGCGATGCGGGACTGCGCGCACAGCACCGTGCCTGGCTGAACAGCGACCCGGTCCACGCGATTGCCTGGCAGAAGGTGATGAAGGCCTGGTCTGTGGCAGGGAAAGCCGCCGGACCATCGGAGCCATCTGCAGCAGAAACGGACACTGTCGTGCCGTTCGCTGTGCGCAGGCGGCGTGTCGCTACCTGGGCCGCTGTGGCTGCAGCAGCCTGCATGGCCGTTTTCGTGGCGCCGCAGCTGTGGCAGCGCGCCAGCGCAGATGTCTCGACACACACCGCTGAATTTCGCACCGTTCAGCTGTCGGATGGCAGTACCGTTCAGCTCGGTGCCCAGACCTCGATTTCAGTAGATATCAAGGCTGACAAGCGCTCGGTTAAACTGCTGGGCGGGCGGGCGTTCTTCGATATCGCCAAGGATGCAAACCGGCCCTTCACTGTTACGGCACGCGATGTCGATATCACTGTGCTGGGGACGGCTTTCGATGTGCGCCTGGGCGAGCAGGAGGTATCGGTAGCGGTACAGCGTGGCTCGGTCAGTGTCCGCCGGACTGCCTCGCATTTCGATGAGCGACTGTCCGCCGGCGACCAGGTGACGATCGCACCCAAGAGCGGGACGGCGCATATGGCTGCGATCCAGCCATCGGAAGTCGCCGAGTGGCGCGACGGCAAACTGTCGGCGGTGAAGGTGCCGCTCTCTGAAGTTGTCGCGGAGCTGCGGCGGTATCACAAGGGCTGGATTCTGATCGCCGACGACCGGTTGGGTGCAGAACCGATCACCGGCCTGTACGACCTGAAGACTCCCGACCTTGCCCTGAGAGCCATGATGCAGCCGGTGAAGGGCAACATCCTTCAGGTCACTCCTTACCTGACGATCCTGTCGAAGCCCGACAAATAG
- a CDS encoding TonB-dependent receptor, with translation MRFGGQQALSQVLGFNKFSLLLTTALVALPLAPAQAADAGSAPVQVAQAQTRIRFAVPAQPLPAALIQFARQANLQITTHGLTTDGKQSAGVTGDLTPNEALARLLEGTGLTWSYTDSRTVNLIEAPRGSGATVLPTLNVEGRAINPNSTMTPMPEYAGGQIARGGQLGMLGNRDVMDTPFSQTNYTNKTIRDQQARTVQDVLLNDPSILTKQNSASDEDGSITIRGFSHTLSSGNGSLNGLAGMAPLRTPDMDYMERVEVLRGPSALLNGMAAFGQGGVGGSYNLVTKKATDEPVTELTARYGSLMQLGTHLDIGRRFGAEKQLGIRANGAYREGDTAVEPGNAEVGSMAINLDYRGERVRISGDVAHQTNDANPQIVQQLVLSGVGGGIVHVPKAPDASTSLNPTWSKQPSKLTLGMVAGEVDITEKVTAYAAIGKQTLDFSLIGPNQPKLLGTDGTYGWNNVEHTNFAYDVLSMQGGLRAKATTGPVNHTFGLNLSQSVMETGEAQATTPFAYTTNIYNPVFGGVTAAADPGAPKKTNETRTSSIGIADTLSILDEQIQFTAGIRQQRVESDSFNTTTGAITSGYDSDALTPALGVVVKPRENVSLYANYVENLQRGTIVSTSFSNAGEVFAPYVSKQYETGVKVDWGRMTTTLAVFQIAQPNTISIAGTPLPRQALDGEVRNRGVELNAYGEVTPGIRLMGGLTLIDSQQTKTQGGLYDGNREAGIPIIRTVVGGEWDTPFVHGLTLTGRFTYTGNQMVSSSNDNLKIPAWELVDLGARYVWDSPWNNKPITFRFNVDNVFDKNYWSASNFRYVQLGAPRTFWLSASVDF, from the coding sequence ATGCGATTTGGCGGGCAGCAGGCACTGTCTCAAGTGCTTGGTTTCAATAAGTTTTCTCTTCTTCTGACGACGGCGCTGGTTGCCCTGCCGCTAGCTCCGGCGCAGGCGGCTGATGCCGGATCCGCGCCTGTTCAGGTCGCTCAGGCCCAGACCCGCATCCGCTTTGCCGTTCCGGCCCAGCCGCTCCCGGCCGCGCTGATCCAGTTTGCTCGCCAGGCGAACCTGCAGATCACCACGCATGGATTGACCACGGACGGCAAACAAAGCGCGGGCGTCACCGGCGATCTGACGCCGAATGAAGCCTTGGCGCGCCTGCTGGAAGGCACCGGATTGACCTGGAGCTACACCGACAGCCGAACGGTGAATCTGATTGAGGCGCCGCGCGGCAGCGGAGCGACGGTCCTGCCGACGCTGAACGTGGAAGGGCGTGCGATCAATCCGAATTCGACGATGACGCCGATGCCGGAATATGCCGGCGGCCAGATCGCGCGCGGCGGGCAGCTCGGCATGCTCGGCAACAGGGATGTGATGGACACGCCGTTCTCACAGACCAACTACACGAACAAGACGATTCGCGATCAGCAGGCCCGGACCGTTCAGGATGTACTACTGAATGATCCGTCGATCCTGACAAAACAAAACAGCGCCAGCGATGAAGACGGCTCGATCACCATTCGCGGCTTCTCGCACACCCTGTCATCCGGTAACGGCAGTCTGAACGGCCTGGCGGGCATGGCGCCGCTGCGCACGCCGGACATGGATTACATGGAACGCGTCGAGGTGCTGAGGGGGCCGAGCGCTCTGCTGAACGGCATGGCGGCTTTCGGGCAGGGCGGTGTCGGCGGCTCGTACAATCTCGTCACCAAAAAGGCCACTGACGAACCGGTCACCGAGCTGACGGCGCGCTATGGCTCCCTCATGCAGCTGGGCACTCATCTCGATATCGGCCGCCGCTTCGGTGCGGAGAAGCAGTTGGGCATTCGCGCCAACGGAGCGTATCGCGAAGGCGATACGGCGGTGGAACCGGGCAATGCAGAAGTGGGATCGATGGCGATCAATCTGGACTATCGCGGCGAGCGCGTCCGGATATCCGGTGATGTCGCCCATCAAACGAACGACGCCAACCCCCAGATCGTACAGCAGCTCGTTCTCAGCGGTGTCGGCGGCGGTATCGTCCACGTACCGAAAGCTCCCGACGCCAGCACCAGCCTCAATCCGACATGGAGCAAACAGCCCAGCAAGTTGACGCTCGGCATGGTGGCAGGCGAAGTCGACATTACCGAGAAAGTCACGGCCTATGCCGCCATCGGCAAGCAGACACTGGATTTCTCGCTCATTGGCCCGAACCAGCCCAAGCTGCTGGGTACGGACGGAACTTATGGATGGAACAACGTCGAGCACACGAATTTTGCCTATGACGTGCTGTCCATGCAGGGCGGCTTGAGGGCGAAGGCGACGACAGGTCCGGTGAACCATACCTTCGGTCTAAACCTGTCGCAGTCCGTGATGGAGACCGGCGAGGCGCAGGCGACAACCCCCTTCGCCTACACCACGAATATTTACAATCCGGTATTCGGCGGCGTTACGGCCGCCGCCGATCCTGGCGCTCCTAAGAAAACAAACGAGACGCGGACTTCGAGCATCGGTATCGCCGATACCTTGTCGATCCTCGATGAGCAGATCCAGTTCACCGCAGGCATCCGTCAGCAGAGAGTGGAATCCGACAGTTTCAATACGACGACTGGCGCCATCACGTCCGGCTATGACAGCGATGCACTGACCCCGGCTCTGGGTGTGGTCGTCAAGCCAAGGGAGAATGTCTCGCTCTACGCCAACTATGTAGAAAATCTGCAACGCGGAACCATCGTCAGCACATCGTTTTCGAATGCTGGCGAGGTCTTTGCGCCCTATGTCAGCAAACAGTATGAGACGGGCGTCAAGGTCGATTGGGGAAGGATGACCACAACGCTGGCGGTGTTCCAGATCGCTCAGCCCAACACGATCAGCATCGCCGGCACGCCGCTGCCGCGGCAAGCACTCGATGGCGAGGTGCGCAATCGCGGTGTCGAGCTGAACGCTTATGGAGAAGTCACGCCTGGCATTCGCCTGATGGGTGGGCTCACCCTGATCGACAGTCAGCAGACGAAGACCCAGGGTGGCCTCTATGACGGCAACAGGGAAGCCGGCATCCCCATCATTCGGACTGTTGTTGGCGGCGAGTGGGATACGCCGTTCGTGCACGGCCTGACCCTGACCGGCCGCTTCACCTACACCGGAAATCAAATGGTCAGCAGCAGCAACGACAACCTGAAGATCCCTGCATGGGAGCTCGTCGATCTCGGTGCCCGGTATGTCTGGGACTCGCCCTGGAACAACAAGCCGATCACGTTCCGCTTCAATGTCGATAACGTGTTCGACAAGAACTACTGGTCGGCATCGAACTTCAGGTATGTCCAGCTCGGCGCGCCGCGCACCTTCTGGCTTTCGGCATCCGTGGACTTCTGA